The Mercenaria mercenaria strain notata chromosome 10, MADL_Memer_1, whole genome shotgun sequence genome contains a region encoding:
- the LOC128546397 gene encoding uncharacterized protein LOC128546397, whose protein sequence is MVPTAPTVPEFSGNESIQECKECILAELNVPVNVQCFVKGGSEPVELYMFRDGNIISNVNKSITSKDGVNVYYARHTFLPSTMDFDVVFTCTVKNPALRIELVKSVALYIRADPETVKIKVKQTTENEPSEIQCITKKGRPPRKSSIFIDSIEEGKTEKASQIEADHTYI, encoded by the exons ATGG TTCCGACAGCCCCAACTGTTCCAGAATTTTCAGGAAATGAGAGCATACAGGAGTGTAAAGAGTGCATACTAGCAGAACTGAATGTACCGGTAAACGTGCAATGTTTTGTGAAGGGAGGATCAGAGCCAGTAGAACTATACATGTTTAGGGATGGGAACATTATCTCAAATGTGAATAAATCCATTACTAGCAAAGATGGCGTTAATGTCTACTACGCAAGGCACACATTTTTACCTAGTACAATGGACTTTGATGTCGTGTTTACCTGCACTGTAAAGAATCCAGCGCTTAGGATCGAATTAGTCAAGTCTGTAGCATTATACATAAGAG CTGATCCAGAAACTGTGAAAATAAAGGTTAAACAAACGACAGAAAATGAACCAAGTGAAATACAGTGTATAACAAAGAAAGGAAGACCTCCAAGAAAGTCATCGATATTCATCGATAGTATTGAAGAAGGCAAAACTGAGAAGGCAAGTCAAATTGAGGCAGACCATACATACATTTGA